The following are encoded together in the Streptomyces sp. NBC_00341 genome:
- a CDS encoding amidohydrolase family protein: MSDHKAPRVLHVKGRVLVGPEEVRDELWAVDGRVTYERPAGADGAAVLTGWALPGLVDAHCHVGLDHHGAVDTATTEKQAVQDREAGALLLRDAGSPADTRWIDDREDLPKIIRAGRHIARTRRYQRNFAYEIEPDELVAYVAQEARRGDGWVKLVGDWIDREVGDLTACWPREAVGAAIAEAHRLGARVTAHCFAEDSLRDLVEAGIDCVEHATGLTEETIPLFAERGVAIVPTLVNIATFPSLARGGDAKYPRWSAHMRRLHERRYETVGAAYDAGVPVFVGTDAGGVLAHGLVAGEVAELVKAGIPALEALSAAAWGARAWLGRPGLDEGAPADLVVYDEDPRADVRVLAAPRRVVLNGHVIG; the protein is encoded by the coding sequence ATGAGTGATCACAAGGCGCCGCGGGTGCTGCACGTGAAGGGGCGGGTGCTCGTCGGACCCGAAGAGGTCAGGGACGAACTCTGGGCGGTCGACGGGCGCGTCACGTACGAGCGGCCCGCCGGTGCGGACGGGGCGGCGGTCCTCACCGGCTGGGCGCTGCCGGGACTGGTCGACGCCCACTGCCACGTCGGGCTCGACCACCACGGGGCCGTCGACACGGCGACCACGGAGAAGCAGGCCGTCCAGGACCGGGAGGCCGGTGCGCTGCTCCTGCGGGACGCGGGTTCGCCCGCCGACACCCGGTGGATCGACGACCGCGAGGACCTGCCGAAGATCATCAGGGCCGGCCGGCACATCGCCAGGACCCGGCGCTACCAGAGGAACTTCGCGTACGAGATCGAGCCGGACGAGCTGGTGGCGTACGTGGCGCAGGAGGCGCGCCGCGGTGACGGCTGGGTGAAGCTGGTCGGGGACTGGATCGACCGGGAGGTGGGCGATCTGACCGCCTGCTGGCCGCGCGAGGCGGTCGGGGCCGCCATCGCCGAGGCGCACCGGCTGGGCGCCCGGGTCACCGCGCACTGCTTCGCCGAGGACTCGCTGCGCGATCTCGTCGAGGCCGGCATCGACTGCGTCGAGCACGCGACCGGGCTGACCGAGGAGACGATCCCGCTCTTCGCGGAGCGCGGGGTCGCGATCGTCCCGACGCTGGTCAACATCGCCACCTTCCCCTCGCTGGCGCGCGGCGGAGACGCCAAGTACCCGCGCTGGTCGGCCCATATGCGCCGGCTGCACGAGCGGCGTTACGAGACGGTGGGCGCCGCGTACGACGCCGGTGTCCCCGTCTTCGTCGGCACCGACGCGGGCGGGGTGCTGGCCCACGGGCTGGTGGCCGGGGAGGTCGCGGAACTGGTGAAGGCGGGCATCCCGGCCCTGGAGGCGCTGTCGGCGGCGGCCTGGGGCGCCCGCGCGTGGCTCGGCAGGCCGGGGCTCGACGAGGGGGCTCCGGCCGACCTGGTGGTGTACGACGAGGACCCGAGGGCGGACGTGCGCGTGCTGGCCGCGCCCCGCAGGGTCGTGCTGAACGGACACGTGATCGGCTGA